The following are from one region of the Francisella opportunistica genome:
- a CDS encoding SDR family oxidoreductase yields the protein MAYKNINFSGSSMFLVTGGAGFIGSNLCEVLLDKGYRVRCLDDLSNGHYHNVEPFLTNHNYEFIKGDIRDLDTCMKTCEGVDYVLHQAAWGSVPRSIEMPLVYEDINVKGTLNMLEAARQNSVKKFVYASSSSVYGDEPNLPKKEGREGNILSPYAFTKKANEEWARLYTKLYGLDTYGLRYFNVFGRRQDPNGVYAAVIPKFIKQLLNDEAPTINGDGKQSRDFTYIENVIEANLKACLADSKYAGEAFNIAYGGREYLIDLYYNLCDALGKKIEPNFGPDRAGDIKHSNADISKAREKLGYEPEFDFELGIKHAVEWYKINF from the coding sequence ATGGCATACAAAAATATTAATTTTTCAGGAAGTTCTATGTTTCTAGTAACTGGAGGTGCTGGATTTATCGGCTCTAATTTATGTGAGGTATTACTTGATAAGGGTTATAGAGTTAGGTGTTTAGATGATCTTTCAAATGGTCATTATCATAACGTAGAACCTTTTTTAACTAATCATAACTATGAGTTTATAAAAGGTGATATTAGAGATTTAGATACTTGCATGAAAACTTGTGAAGGTGTTGATTATGTTCTACATCAAGCTGCTTGGGGAAGTGTACCAAGAAGTATCGAGATGCCATTAGTGTATGAAGATATAAATGTCAAAGGTACTCTAAATATGCTTGAGGCGGCTAGGCAAAACAGCGTTAAAAAGTTTGTCTATGCTTCTAGTTCATCAGTGTATGGCGATGAACCAAATTTACCTAAAAAAGAAGGTAGAGAAGGAAATATTTTATCACCCTATGCGTTCACAAAGAAAGCTAATGAAGAGTGGGCGAGACTATACACAAAGTTATATGGTCTAGATACTTATGGTTTAAGATATTTTAATGTTTTTGGTAGAAGACAAGATCCAAATGGTGTATATGCAGCGGTTATACCTAAATTTATCAAACAGTTATTAAATGATGAAGCGCCAACTATAAATGGAGATGGTAAACAGTCTAGAGACTTTACATACATAGAGAATGTAATAGAAGCAAACCTTAAAGCATGTCTAGCAGATAGCAAGTATGCTGGAGAGGCTTTTAATATAGCTTATGGGGGTAGAGAATACTTGATAGACTTGTACTATAACCTTTGTGATGCTTTGGGTAAAAAAATAGAGCCAAATTTTGGTCCAGATAGAGCAGGAGATATTAAGCATAGTAATGCTGATATTTCTAAAGCTAGAGAAAAGTTAGGGTATGAGCCTGAGTTTGACTTTGAATTAGGCATAAAGCATGCTGTTGAGTGGTATAAAATAAATTTCTAG
- a CDS encoding glycosyltransferase, producing MPIYNAEDFVEEAMLSVLKQDGVSFIIIAYDDCSSDNSANIVENIQAKHKDKIVFLKNSENVGPNNNFNNILNYIQGNVNCTYIAFFAGDDLMKHNRLLYQKTIMDECLNSAICFCPVEILNSGRKDDSLKNIIGKVSDKDSSYKYDYMLRKGFAFVTNGAFLRSSELKNIRYRYNFVSDFHFFIDIAMKSRKDIIFINNDLVYYRRSQGSVTSKYSKKSLMFGYMKYSFRLIKDYPAYIYFILKNLLIKLLKNI from the coding sequence ATGCCTATTTATAATGCTGAGGATTTTGTTGAAGAGGCTATGTTATCAGTATTAAAACAAGATGGGGTAAGCTTTATAATAATTGCTTATGATGATTGTTCATCTGATAATTCTGCAAATATAGTGGAAAATATACAAGCGAAACATAAAGATAAAATTGTTTTTTTAAAAAATAGTGAAAATGTCGGCCCTAATAATAATTTTAATAATATTCTAAATTATATTCAGGGAAACGTAAATTGTACATATATCGCTTTTTTTGCTGGTGATGATTTAATGAAACATAACAGATTATTATATCAAAAAACAATTATGGATGAGTGTCTAAATTCAGCTATATGCTTTTGCCCTGTAGAAATATTAAATAGTGGCCGAAAAGATGATAGTTTAAAAAATATTATAGGAAAGGTTTCTGATAAAGACTCTTCATATAAATATGATTATATGTTGAGAAAAGGTTTTGCCTTTGTGACTAATGGTGCTTTTTTGAGATCTAGTGAGCTTAAAAATATAAGATATAGGTATAATTTTGTATCTGATTTCCATTTTTTTATAGATATTGCTATGAAATCAAGAAAAGATATAATTTTCATAAATAATGATTTGGTTTATTATAGAAGGAGTCAAGGGAGTGTTACATCGAAATATTCTAAGAAATCATTAATGTTTGGATATATGAAATACTCTTTTCGTTTGATAAAAGATTATCCTGCATATATTTATTTTATATTAAAAAATTTATTAATTAAGTTATTAAAAAATATATAA
- a CDS encoding O-antigen polymerase produces MTEKYVMNQVLKAPVFFILIYLIIIFLSLYDTSMDHLSIALLSYMLYVFVTLYLGWFLARKMFPVIKFTPVFYFRNINIIDFLMWCLIFNVIFSLINYVGVMGWTLDLSTYRQYLTVNVNHPLIINFSSIFNFATYVIIPMIIFTRAKISKFRLLIILLSIISLGILSTSRSFFIILSIFILLNYVLTYGIKLKYILVCFIFILAIFFIIPYFTGKNYSIDSFMIYLLGGIHALDKIINGVVPDLSYHGYYSFSFIAAIFSKFGLSDPRPLLDYIYVPAPTNVYTMLGVYFLDFGYYGSLIVISLIGFISGIIDKNYELHKTPRSVYLKSWNLTVLSLSFFYDYYTCSTIFIVLLCFSTLVNNKENMCVE; encoded by the coding sequence ATGACTGAAAAATATGTTATGAATCAAGTCCTTAAAGCGCCAGTATTCTTTATTTTAATATATCTTATAATAATATTTCTCTCACTATATGATACTAGCATGGATCATTTATCTATTGCTTTACTTAGTTATATGTTATATGTTTTTGTTACTTTATACTTGGGTTGGTTTCTTGCTAGAAAAATGTTTCCAGTAATAAAGTTTACACCGGTTTTTTATTTTAGAAATATTAATATTATAGATTTTTTGATGTGGTGTCTTATTTTTAATGTAATATTTTCTTTAATTAATTATGTAGGAGTTATGGGGTGGACATTAGACCTGTCTACATATAGGCAATATTTGACAGTTAATGTTAATCATCCTTTGATAATTAATTTTAGTTCTATCTTTAATTTTGCCACATATGTAATTATTCCTATGATAATTTTTACTAGAGCGAAAATCTCTAAATTTAGGCTTTTAATTATTCTACTTTCTATAATTTCTTTAGGTATACTTAGTACATCAAGATCATTTTTTATAATACTTTCAATTTTTATTCTTTTAAACTATGTTTTAACTTATGGTATTAAGCTTAAATATATATTAGTATGTTTTATTTTTATTTTAGCAATTTTTTTTATTATTCCTTATTTTACGGGAAAAAATTATTCTATAGATTCATTTATGATTTATTTGTTGGGTGGGATACATGCCTTAGATAAGATTATTAATGGTGTAGTTCCTGATCTTTCTTATCATGGGTACTATTCTTTTTCTTTTATCGCTGCGATATTTTCTAAATTTGGATTATCCGATCCAAGACCTTTATTAGATTATATATACGTTCCAGCCCCAACGAATGTATACACGATGCTGGGAGTGTATTTTTTAGACTTTGGATATTATGGTTCATTAATAGTGATATCTTTAATAGGATTTATTTCTGGTATAATCGATAAGAATTATGAATTACATAAAACCCCGAGATCTGTATATCTTAAATCATGGAATTTAACTGTACTTTCATTGAGTTTTTTTTATGATTACTATACTTGCTCGACTATTTTTATTGTTTTATTATGCTTTTCAACTTTGGTAAATAATAAGGAAAATATGTGTGTGGAATAA
- a CDS encoding nucleotide sugar dehydrogenase: protein MNLYDDIVAKREKVSLVGLGYVGLPIAIAFAKKIDVLGFDICEAKVQQYKDGFDPTKEVGDEAVRNTTMKFSCDETSLKECKFHIVAVPTPVKADKTPDLTPIIKASETVGRNLVKGAYVVFESTVYPGVTEDVCVPILEKESGLKSGEDFKVGYSPERINPGDKTHRLETIIKVVSGMDEESLDTIAKVYELVVEAGVYRTSSIKVAEAAKVIENSQRDVNIAFVNELSIIFNQMGIDTLEVLAAAATKWNFLNFKPGLVGGHCIGVDPYYLTYKAAELGYHSQVILSGRRINDGMGKFVVENLVKKLISADIPVKRARVAILGFTFKEDCPDTRNTRVIDMVKELNEYGIEPYIIDPVADKEEAKHEYGLEFDNLDKMVNLDAIIIAVSHEQFKDITKQQFDSLYAHNSRKIIFDIKGSLDKSEFEKDYIYWRL, encoded by the coding sequence ATGAATTTATATGATGATATAGTCGCTAAAAGAGAAAAGGTTTCATTGGTTGGCTTGGGCTATGTTGGTTTACCAATAGCTATTGCGTTTGCTAAAAAAATAGATGTGTTAGGATTTGATATCTGTGAAGCAAAAGTGCAACAGTATAAGGATGGTTTTGATCCAACAAAAGAAGTAGGAGATGAGGCTGTCAGAAATACGACAATGAAGTTTAGTTGTGATGAAACAAGTCTTAAAGAGTGTAAGTTTCATATTGTTGCAGTTCCTACACCAGTTAAGGCAGATAAAACTCCTGATTTGACGCCGATTATTAAGGCAAGTGAGACGGTTGGTAGGAATCTTGTCAAAGGCGCTTATGTTGTGTTTGAATCGACTGTTTATCCTGGTGTTACAGAAGATGTTTGCGTACCAATACTTGAAAAAGAGTCTGGCTTGAAGTCTGGTGAAGATTTCAAAGTTGGTTACTCTCCCGAGAGGATAAATCCTGGGGATAAGACCCATAGATTAGAAACAATTATCAAAGTAGTATCTGGTATGGATGAAGAGTCTTTGGATACTATAGCAAAAGTTTATGAGCTAGTAGTAGAGGCTGGAGTTTACAGAACTAGTAGTATAAAAGTGGCTGAGGCTGCTAAGGTAATAGAAAACTCTCAAAGAGATGTTAATATAGCTTTTGTTAATGAGTTATCGATAATATTTAATCAGATGGGTATTGATACTCTAGAGGTTTTAGCAGCTGCTGCAACTAAATGGAATTTTTTAAACTTTAAGCCAGGCTTGGTTGGTGGGCATTGTATTGGCGTTGACCCATATTACCTAACGTACAAGGCAGCTGAGCTTGGATATCATTCTCAGGTAATACTATCTGGTCGTAGGATAAATGATGGTATGGGCAAATTTGTAGTTGAGAATTTAGTCAAAAAACTCATATCTGCAGATATACCTGTTAAGAGAGCTAGAGTGGCAATCCTTGGGTTTACTTTCAAAGAAGACTGCCCTGACACCAGGAATACTAGAGTTATAGATATGGTAAAAGAGCTCAATGAATATGGTATAGAGCCATATATTATAGATCCGGTAGCAGATAAGGAAGAGGCTAAACATGAGTATGGACTTGAATTTGATAATCTAGATAAAATGGTCAATCTAGATGCAATCATTATCGCAGTTAGTCATGAGCAATTTAAAGATATAACAAAGCAGCAGTTTGATAGTCTATATGCGCATAATTCTAGAAAGATTATCTTTGATATCAAAGGCAGTTTAGATAAATCTGAGTTTGAAAAAGATTATATTTATTGGAGGCTGTAG
- a CDS encoding type II toxin-antitoxin system VapC family toxin — protein MSGNRYFLDTNAIIQLLQGNEDLIKLLTHADYIAVSIISKIEFLSFTKLSSNDKKLFEKFLNKVTVYDLVADDYELIQKIVNFRQKKALKLPDAIIAAKSNLCECILVTADRKLASALRDVYEFSVINCSHS, from the coding sequence ATGAGTGGAAATAGATATTTTTTAGATACTAATGCAATCATTCAGCTCTTGCAGGGAAATGAAGATCTTATCAAGTTATTAACTCATGCTGATTATATTGCTGTTTCAATAATTAGTAAGATTGAGTTTTTATCTTTTACAAAACTGTCTTCTAATGATAAGAAATTGTTCGAGAAATTTTTAAATAAAGTTACCGTATACGATCTTGTTGCAGATGATTATGAGTTAATACAAAAAATTGTAAACTTTAGGCAGAAAAAAGCTTTAAAGTTACCAGATGCTATTATCGCCGCTAAATCCAATTTATGCGAATGTATTTTAGTTACAGCAGATAGAAAATTAGCCTCTGCTCTAAGAGATGTTTACGAATTTAGCGTTATCAATTGTTCTCATTCTTAG
- a CDS encoding sugar transferase gives MFYKFFKRLLDILLSFIGLVLLSPFFLVIIFMIKKDSKGPIFFKQKRYGKDKQFFYIYKFRTMYIDTPKDMPTHLLQDPSKCITKVGAFLRKTSLDELPQIINILKGEMSIVGPRPALWNQDDLISERDKYGANDVPVGLTGWAQINGRDELPIPDKAKLDGDYLKNKSTWFDLKCIFLTVFSVFAKKGVVEGGTGSLGNKEDL, from the coding sequence ATGTTTTACAAATTTTTTAAAAGATTGCTTGATATTTTACTTTCTTTTATTGGGCTGGTGTTATTAAGCCCGTTTTTTTTAGTTATCATTTTTATGATAAAGAAAGATTCAAAAGGACCTATATTTTTTAAGCAAAAGCGCTATGGTAAAGATAAGCAGTTTTTTTATATATATAAGTTTAGAACTATGTATATTGATACTCCAAAAGATATGCCAACACACTTATTACAGGACCCATCTAAATGTATAACTAAGGTTGGAGCATTTTTAAGGAAAACATCTCTAGATGAACTACCGCAAATCATAAATATTTTAAAGGGTGAAATGAGCATTGTTGGGCCAAGACCAGCCTTGTGGAATCAAGATGATTTGATTTCTGAGCGTGATAAATATGGGGCAAATGATGTGCCTGTGGGTCTGACAGGTTGGGCGCAAATTAACGGTCGTGATGAACTACCAATTCCTGATAAAGCTAAGCTTGATGGTGATTATCTTAAAAATAAAAGTACATGGTTTGATTTAAAATGTATTTTTTTGACAGTATTTTCTGTTTTTGCGAAAAAAGGTGTGGTTGAAGGTGGTACAGGTTCTCTAGGTAATAAAGAGGATTTATAA
- a CDS encoding glycosyltransferase family 4 protein, with translation MRSKLLFIANDFDIVIYRFRREVIEAFAAKEYEIILVTPYSNKVIDFCKSVGVEYINIDIDRRGKNPFKDLFLLFNYFKIIKKEKPDYIFSYTIKPNLYVGLVNLFFRKKFYPNVTGLGSVFANDGIIQKFIIFLYRLSFKNAIKVFFQNKQNKKLFIVKKIISEEKSILLPGSGVNLDENKYVEYPKDEGVLKFVFLGRIMKEKGIYELLEAFAILEKKYKNISLDIYGFCDENNVNFMQQINAIKSTNFCGFTDNTKEKIINAHAVVLPSYHEGMSNVMLEAAAIGRPIIASDIPGCREVFDDGISGLSCKPNDVTSLYESLEQFINMSYDDKIAMSVKARAKIEKDFDRSIVVKAYLQQL, from the coding sequence ATGAGAAGTAAGTTATTATTCATAGCTAATGATTTTGATATTGTAATATATCGTTTCAGACGAGAAGTAATCGAGGCTTTTGCTGCTAAAGAGTATGAGATAATACTAGTAACACCATATTCTAACAAAGTAATAGATTTTTGTAAAAGTGTTGGTGTTGAATATATAAATATTGATATAGATAGACGAGGCAAAAATCCTTTTAAGGATTTGTTTCTTTTATTTAACTATTTCAAAATAATAAAAAAAGAAAAACCTGACTACATTTTTAGCTATACAATTAAACCAAATTTGTATGTTGGATTAGTGAATTTGTTTTTCAGAAAGAAGTTTTATCCAAATGTGACTGGCTTAGGAAGTGTTTTTGCTAATGATGGTATTATTCAGAAATTTATTATATTTTTATATAGGTTATCATTTAAAAACGCCATAAAAGTATTCTTTCAGAATAAGCAGAATAAAAAGTTATTTATAGTTAAGAAAATAATCAGTGAAGAAAAATCAATATTATTACCAGGATCTGGGGTAAATCTAGATGAAAATAAATATGTCGAGTATCCTAAGGATGAGGGAGTATTAAAATTTGTTTTTCTTGGTAGAATAATGAAAGAAAAAGGAATTTATGAATTATTAGAAGCTTTTGCTATTCTTGAGAAAAAATATAAAAATATTAGTCTTGATATTTATGGTTTTTGCGATGAAAATAATGTTAATTTTATGCAACAAATCAATGCCATAAAATCAACAAACTTTTGTGGTTTTACTGATAATACAAAAGAGAAAATAATCAATGCTCATGCAGTTGTTTTACCATCATACCATGAGGGGATGTCAAATGTAATGCTAGAAGCAGCTGCGATAGGTAGACCAATAATTGCATCAGATATTCCTGGATGTAGAGAAGTTTTTGATGATGGTATCTCAGGGTTATCATGTAAGCCTAATGATGTGACATCCTTATATGAATCATTAGAACAGTTTATAAATATGTCGTATGATGATAAAATAGCCATGAGTGTTAAAGCTAGAGCTAAGATAGAAAAAGATTTTGATAGAAGTATTGTTGTTAAAGCATATCTACAGCAATTATAA
- a CDS encoding acyltransferase family protein gives MKYYKHIDGLRALAVLSVIFVHLDFSLFSGGYVGVDIFFVISGFLITNIIIKELEINGKFCFINFYTRRARRILPALLFVLGISFVLSLWLLNLAKFKVYGGSLATAAISLSNIFFYKQAGYFDIFSQSSPLLHTWSLGVEEQFYIFWPIALLIIFKINKKILIPSITVIFLLSLGWSIHRQVTNLSSLYYLAPFRVFEFCIGASLVWLLKYKNDKNLILEILCLLGFIFTLYPIFAYNSNTLFPSYNALLPCIGTALLIYSGAAKFAGYLLRNKIIGFIGLISYSLYLIHWPLIVFVKTYNEDIGQAFDLSILSKFMVLASSILIATLMYYFIEQPFRKSIPKNKSKQIWLLSRWSIMIILFVALGCSIFYSNGWVWRAKSPQAVDKVKDISKYHEENWGGADFSGGLIYQGKTNYPNIIMMGDSHLGMLDTGIVDVIAKPDKLTIFTVSGGGAGQYASSLLLPGITRIDANQAVFDESARTGYKEVLSQLSKSKNSVLIYSASYEFQLNVAGYLKNHKSLNINTSKMSSYKDYKPFTESLDRLLSFIGNRKLIIIGDVPGASKFNVMNCITKLKWFNSDNCLELQNEDTNIAAINVNKILEEYASKHTNVYFINPYNTFCKNGYCKNLDQDGTPFYSDGSHLSKT, from the coding sequence TTGAAATACTATAAACATATTGATGGCTTAAGAGCTTTAGCAGTATTATCTGTCATATTTGTACATCTAGATTTTTCTTTATTTAGCGGAGGTTATGTAGGTGTAGATATATTTTTTGTAATCTCTGGCTTTTTGATTACAAATATTATAATTAAAGAATTAGAGATTAACGGTAAATTTTGTTTTATAAACTTTTATACACGAAGAGCTAGAAGGATATTGCCTGCTCTATTATTTGTTTTAGGTATATCATTTGTATTGTCTTTATGGTTATTAAATTTAGCAAAATTTAAGGTTTATGGTGGCTCTTTAGCGACAGCTGCTATATCTTTATCAAATATTTTCTTTTACAAACAGGCAGGATATTTTGATATATTTTCTCAATCAAGTCCTCTACTTCATACTTGGTCTTTAGGAGTCGAAGAGCAGTTCTATATTTTTTGGCCTATTGCATTATTAATTATTTTTAAAATAAATAAGAAGATCCTTATACCATCGATAACAGTAATATTTTTATTAAGCTTAGGATGGTCTATACATAGACAAGTTACAAATTTATCGAGTTTATATTATTTAGCGCCCTTTAGGGTTTTTGAATTTTGTATTGGAGCTAGTTTAGTATGGCTATTAAAATACAAAAATGATAAAAATTTGATACTTGAAATATTATGTTTATTAGGTTTTATCTTTACTCTATATCCTATATTTGCATATAATAGTAATACTTTGTTTCCTAGTTATAATGCTTTATTACCATGTATTGGTACTGCTCTACTTATATATTCAGGCGCAGCAAAATTTGCAGGATATTTACTAAGAAACAAAATTATAGGTTTTATAGGTTTAATTAGTTATTCTCTATATTTGATTCATTGGCCGTTGATTGTTTTTGTGAAAACATACAATGAAGATATTGGCCAAGCTTTTGATTTATCCATTTTATCTAAATTTATGGTGTTGGCTAGTTCAATATTAATAGCTACGCTTATGTATTATTTTATTGAGCAACCTTTTAGAAAATCTATACCGAAGAATAAATCAAAACAAATTTGGTTATTATCAAGATGGTCGATTATGATAATATTATTTGTAGCTTTGGGATGTTCAATATTTTATAGCAATGGTTGGGTTTGGCGAGCTAAATCACCACAAGCTGTAGATAAAGTTAAAGATATATCTAAATACCATGAAGAAAACTGGGGAGGTGCTGATTTCTCAGGAGGGTTAATATACCAAGGTAAAACAAATTACCCTAATATTATAATGATGGGAGACAGTCATTTAGGAATGTTGGATACTGGTATAGTGGACGTAATTGCTAAACCAGATAAATTAACTATATTTACTGTATCTGGTGGTGGTGCTGGTCAGTATGCATCATCGCTACTTTTACCGGGAATAACCAGGATAGATGCAAACCAAGCAGTATTTGATGAAAGTGCAAGAACTGGATATAAAGAAGTGTTATCTCAACTATCAAAAAGCAAAAATAGCGTATTAATATATTCTGCAAGTTATGAATTTCAGTTAAATGTAGCTGGATATCTGAAAAATCATAAGAGTTTAAATATAAATACAAGTAAAATGTCCTCATATAAAGACTATAAGCCATTTACGGAATCTCTAGATAGGCTATTAAGCTTTATTGGTAATCGTAAACTAATTATTATCGGAGATGTTCCAGGAGCATCAAAATTTAATGTTATGAATTGTATTACTAAATTAAAGTGGTTTAACTCTGATAACTGTTTAGAATTGCAGAATGAAGATACAAATATAGCCGCAATAAATGTGAATAAGATTTTAGAAGAGTACGCATCGAAACATACAAATGTTTACTTTATAAACCCGTATAATACTTTCTGTAAAAACGGCTACTGTAAAAATTTAGACCAGGATGGTACGCCTTTTTATTCTGATGGAAGCCATTTATCTAAAACATGA
- a CDS encoding NAD-dependent epimerase/dehydratase family protein, translated as MKKKILITGINSYVGNSFSEFCKDNFDIDKISLRDVSLVNIDLNGYDAILHVAGIAHTSKEPKLKEKYYKINTQLTYDLAKKAKDQGVRQFVFLSSIIVYGDSAPIGQQKVITKDTEPKPDDFYGDSKLQAEIKLNTLISDGFNIAIIRPPMVYGNGSKGNYPKLLKLAKYAFIFPNINNQRSVISIDNLSKEIAEIILQTKYGIFLPQDSEYFNTSKFIKDYRKNVLAKNTYLTVIFNPIIRVLAKKVDFVNKVFGNLTYEK; from the coding sequence ATGAAAAAGAAAATTCTAATCACTGGTATAAATAGTTACGTTGGAAACTCGTTTTCTGAGTTTTGTAAGGATAACTTTGATATTGATAAAATATCATTACGTGATGTTTCTTTGGTAAACATAGATTTGAATGGTTATGATGCTATTTTGCATGTGGCAGGAATCGCCCATACTTCAAAAGAACCTAAACTAAAAGAAAAATACTATAAGATAAATACACAACTAACTTATGATCTAGCAAAGAAGGCTAAAGATCAAGGTGTTCGACAGTTTGTGTTTTTAAGTAGTATTATAGTTTATGGTGATAGTGCGCCGATAGGTCAGCAAAAAGTTATAACTAAAGATACCGAGCCTAAACCAGACGACTTTTATGGAGATAGTAAGTTACAAGCTGAAATTAAGCTAAATACATTGATTAGTGATGGCTTTAATATTGCTATAATTAGACCTCCCATGGTATATGGCAACGGATCTAAAGGCAATTATCCAAAGCTGCTAAAACTTGCAAAGTATGCTTTTATTTTTCCTAATATTAATAACCAAAGAAGTGTTATATCGATAGATAATTTATCTAAAGAGATTGCAGAAATAATTTTACAAACTAAATATGGGATTTTTCTACCTCAAGATAGTGAATATTTTAATACATCAAAATTTATTAAAGATTATAGGAAAAATGTTTTGGCTAAGAACACTTATCTAACGGTGATATTTAACCCAATTATTAGAGTGCTTGCTAAAAAAGTAGATTTTGTTAATAAAGTTTTTGGGAATTTGACTTATGAGAAGTAA